The Leifsonia williamsii genome includes a region encoding these proteins:
- a CDS encoding LacI family DNA-binding transcriptional regulator: MTTEQTESRPVPTLEAVAARAGVSRATVSRVVNGSPKVTAEVVAAVTRAIADLNYVPNRAARSLASRRTQVIALVVPESTAKVFADPFFASIVQGVALSLADTEYTLNMVISSETNPDKTRRYLMGGNVDGALVVSHHSGDHSYQQLGASLPIVFGGRPVSDAAADSYFVDVDNIAGSAGAAAHLIERGRRNLALITGPQDMPAGLDRYTGWKRTLDEHGIDATLVEYGDFSPRSGMEAMRRLLARGRPIDGLFAGNDQMAAGAYSVIHEAGLSIPGDIAVVGFDDDTFGLTATPPMTTVHQPSIGLGEAMARVLVRRLAGEPVERVTLLPTELVVRQSS, encoded by the coding sequence ATGACCACCGAGCAGACCGAGAGCCGCCCCGTCCCGACCCTGGAGGCCGTGGCGGCTCGGGCGGGCGTCTCGCGCGCCACGGTCTCGCGTGTGGTCAACGGCTCTCCCAAGGTCACGGCGGAGGTCGTCGCCGCCGTGACCCGGGCCATCGCCGACCTCAACTACGTGCCCAACCGGGCGGCCCGCTCGCTCGCGTCGCGCCGCACGCAGGTGATCGCGCTGGTGGTGCCCGAGTCGACGGCCAAGGTCTTCGCCGACCCGTTCTTCGCCTCCATCGTCCAGGGCGTCGCCCTGAGCCTCGCCGACACCGAGTACACGCTCAACATGGTCATCTCGTCGGAGACGAACCCCGACAAGACCCGGCGCTACCTCATGGGCGGCAACGTCGACGGGGCGCTCGTCGTCTCGCACCACTCGGGCGACCACTCGTACCAGCAGCTCGGCGCGAGCCTGCCGATCGTGTTCGGCGGCCGACCGGTCAGCGACGCCGCGGCGGACTCGTACTTCGTCGACGTGGACAACATCGCCGGCTCGGCCGGGGCCGCGGCCCACCTGATCGAACGCGGTCGCCGCAACCTCGCACTGATCACCGGCCCGCAGGACATGCCGGCCGGCCTCGACCGCTACACCGGCTGGAAGCGCACGCTCGACGAGCACGGGATCGACGCCACCCTGGTGGAGTACGGCGACTTCTCCCCCCGCTCCGGGATGGAGGCCATGCGCCGGCTGCTCGCGCGCGGCCGCCCGATCGACGGCCTGTTCGCCGGGAACGACCAGATGGCGGCGGGAGCGTACTCGGTCATCCACGAGGCGGGGCTCAGCATCCCGGGCGACATCGCCGTGGTCGGCTTCGACGACGACACCTTCGGTCTCACGGCGACGCCCCCCATGACCACCGTGCACCAGCCATCGATCGGGCTCGGCGAGGCCATGGCCCGCGTGCTCGTGCGCCGCCTGGCCGGCGAGCCGGTCGAGCGCGTGACGCTGCTGCCGACGGAGCTGGTGGTCCGGCAGAGCTCGTAG
- a CDS encoding GH1 family beta-glucosidase, which translates to MTNDRWPAGFLWGSATAAAQIEGAAHEDGKEDSIWDAFARVPNAIAGGDTPETAVDHYHRMPQDVALMRDLGLQSYRFSTSWARVKPGDRAVNRAGLDFYSRLVDELLGAGILPWLTLYHWDLPQALEERGGWTNRDTAYRFRDYALAVHDALGDRVTHWTTFNEPLCSSLIGYAGGEHAPGRTEARAGLAALHHQHLAHGLAVRALREASGGARGPAGSPLRLGITLNLTTAVPNDPADPVDLDAARRIDGLWNRMFLEPLLLGAYPDDVLEDVREHRFEEFVHDGDLEVIAQPIDFLGVNHYHDDNVSGHPLPADAPAGLQPTDRPKASPFPGSEFVTFPSRGRPTTAMGWEVNPDGLRDLLVRLSREYPSLPPLYITENGSAYDDVVDDDGRIRDIEREAYLREHVAAVQEAISQGADVRGYFVWSLLDNFEWAWGYAKRFGIVHVDYESQRRTVKDSGAAYARLIAAARTTESDRSAPAPV; encoded by the coding sequence ATGACGAACGACCGCTGGCCCGCCGGCTTCCTGTGGGGGTCGGCCACTGCGGCCGCACAGATCGAGGGCGCCGCGCACGAGGACGGCAAGGAGGACTCGATCTGGGACGCCTTCGCCCGCGTCCCGAACGCGATCGCCGGCGGGGACACCCCCGAGACGGCCGTCGACCACTACCACCGGATGCCGCAGGACGTCGCCCTGATGCGCGACCTCGGCCTCCAGTCGTACCGCTTCTCGACCTCGTGGGCGCGCGTCAAGCCGGGCGACCGCGCGGTCAACCGGGCGGGACTCGACTTCTACAGCCGCCTGGTCGACGAACTGCTCGGCGCCGGCATCCTGCCCTGGCTGACCCTGTACCACTGGGATCTGCCGCAGGCGCTGGAGGAGCGGGGAGGCTGGACGAACCGCGACACCGCGTACCGGTTCCGCGACTACGCCCTGGCCGTCCACGACGCCCTCGGCGACCGGGTCACGCACTGGACGACCTTCAACGAGCCGCTGTGCTCCTCCCTCATCGGCTACGCCGGCGGCGAGCACGCGCCGGGCCGCACCGAGGCGCGCGCGGGACTCGCCGCCCTGCACCACCAGCACCTCGCGCACGGGCTCGCGGTGCGTGCGCTGCGGGAGGCCTCGGGCGGCGCGCGCGGCCCGGCCGGCTCGCCGCTGCGCCTGGGCATCACGCTGAACCTCACCACGGCCGTCCCGAACGATCCGGCCGACCCGGTGGACCTCGACGCCGCGCGGCGCATCGACGGGCTGTGGAACCGCATGTTCCTCGAGCCGCTGCTGCTCGGCGCCTACCCGGACGACGTGCTGGAGGACGTGCGCGAGCACCGCTTCGAGGAGTTCGTGCACGATGGCGACCTCGAGGTGATCGCGCAACCGATCGACTTCCTCGGCGTGAACCACTATCACGACGACAACGTCAGCGGGCACCCGCTGCCGGCCGACGCGCCCGCCGGGCTGCAGCCGACCGACCGGCCGAAGGCGTCTCCCTTCCCCGGCAGCGAGTTCGTCACCTTCCCGTCGCGCGGCCGGCCGACCACGGCGATGGGCTGGGAGGTGAACCCCGACGGGCTGCGCGACCTGCTGGTGCGGCTCTCTCGCGAGTACCCGAGCCTCCCTCCGCTCTACATCACCGAGAACGGTTCGGCCTACGACGACGTCGTGGACGACGACGGCCGCATCCGCGACATCGAGCGCGAGGCGTACCTGCGGGAGCACGTCGCCGCGGTGCAGGAGGCGATCTCACAGGGCGCCGACGTGCGCGGATACTTCGTCTGGTCGCTGCTCGACAACTTCGAGTGGGCGTGGGGGTACGCGAAGCGGTTCGGCATCGTGCACGTGGACTACGAGAGCCAGCGGCGCACGGTCAAGGACTCCGGCGCGGCCTACGCCCGCCTGATCGCCGCGGCGCGCACCACCGAGTCCGACCGCTCCGCACCGGCGCCCGTCTAG